In the genome of Raphanus sativus cultivar WK10039 chromosome 4, ASM80110v3, whole genome shotgun sequence, one region contains:
- the LOC108830613 gene encoding ATP phosphoribosyltransferase 1, chloroplastic-like — protein sequence MGIADCILNLVSSGTTLKENNLKEIEGGVVLESQAALVASRRALTERKRALNTVHEILERLEAHLKADGQFTVVANMRGNSAQEVAERVLSQPSLSGLQGPTISPVYCKQDGKVSIDYYAIVICVPKKALYESVKQLRAVGGSGVLISPLTYIFDEDTPRGGQLLRNLKLKM from the exons ATGGGGATAGCTGATTGCATTTTGAACCTTGTGAGTAGTGGGACAACACTCAAAGAGAACAACTTAAAAGAGATTGAAGGAGGGGTTGTGCTAGAAAGTCAG GCGGCACTTGTGGCAAGCAGAAGAGCATTGACCGAGAGAAAAAGAGCATTAAACACTGTACACGAGATCCTAGAGAGATTGGAGGCCCATCTTAAGGCGGATGGCCAATTCACT GTTGTTGCAAACATGAGAGGAAATAGTGCTCAAGAAGTGGCTGAGCGTGTGTTGAGTCAACCATCATTGTCTGGATTGCAG GGACCAACAATAAGCCCAGTTTACTGTAAACAAGATGGAAAAGTATCAATTGACTACTATGCCATAGTGATTTGTGTGCCCAAAAAGGCCTTATACGAGTCTGTGAAGCAACTAAGAGCG GTTGGAGGCAGTGGGGTATTAATTTCACCTCTTACCTACATTTTTGATGAGGATACTCCGAGGGGGGGTCAACTCCTGAGAAACCTCAAGCTTAAAATGTAA
- the LOC108830611 gene encoding uncharacterized protein LOC108830611, with protein MDKSWVWLPRNSLEYEKEASEFVSAASSRLGGPAEIFCPCVDCRNVCHQSAEKVLEYLVIRGMDPKYKICKFWSKHGDTRPDKPSDINSSENEAYELLRTAFMPSEDYPAAHQENAEAFEGSESPAEADFRKKLEDGETPLYSKCSNYTKVAAIMGLYRIKVKSGMSESFFDQLLSLVHDMLPRDNVLPKSTDEMKKFLKQFGFGYDVSHACKNDCILYRNQYEDAVSCPRCSESRWEKDKHTGEEKKGIPAKALRYFPIKDRFRRMFRSKRLAEDLRWHSTNASEDGSMRHPVDSLTWVQTNNKWPEFAAEARNLQLGISTDDMNPFSIQSTNHSTWPVFLVNYNMAPTQCLKSENIMLTMLIPGPSAPGTTLMCIYSHW; from the exons ATGGATAAATCATGGGTATGGTTGCCAAG GAATAGCCTTGAGTATGAAAAAGAAGCAAGTGAGTTTGTGTCTGCTGCATCAAGCCGTTTAGGTGGTCCAGCTGAAATTTTCTGTCCTTGTGTTGATTGCCGCAATGTCTGCCATCAGTCTGCTGAGAAAGTTTTGGAGTATCTGGTGATTAGAGGGATGGATCCGAAGTACAAGATTTGTAAATTCTGGTCTAAACACGGAGATACAAGGCCTGATAAGCCATCTGATATCAACTCGTCTGAAAATGAAGCGTACGAGTTGTTGAGAACAGCTTTCATGCCAAGTGAAGATTATCCAGCAGCTCATCAAGAGAATGCAGAAGCGTTTGAGGGAAGTGAAAGCCCAGCAGAAGCTGATTTCAGGAAAAAGTTGGAGGATGGAGAAACCCCATTGTACTCGAAGTGTTCAAACTACACCAAGGTGGCTGCAATCATGGGTCTTTACCGGATAAAAGTCAAAAGTGGGATGTCTGAGAGCTTTTTTGATCAGCTTTTGTCATTAGTTCATGACATGCTTCCCCGAGACAATGTTCTACCTAAGTCTACTGATGAGATGAAGAAGTTTCTGAAGCAGTTTGGTTTTGGCTATGATGTCAGTCATGCCTGCAAGAATGACTGTATCTTGTATAGAAACCAGTATGAAGATGCGGTGAGCTGTCCAAGATGCAGTGAATCAAGATGGGAGAAGGATAAGCATACTGGTGAGGAGAAGAAAGGGATTCCGGCCAAGGCCCTTAGGTATTTTCCGATCAAAGACAGGTTCAGAAGAATGTTTAGATCAAAGCGGTTGGCGGAGGACTTGCGTTGGCACTCTACTAATGCTTCTGAAGATGGAAGTATGCGACATCCAGTAGATTCACTGACATGGGTTCAGACAAACAACAAATGGCCGGAGTTCGCTGCTGAAGCAAGAAACCTACAACTTGGTATTTCTACAGATGACATGAATCCGTTCTCTATCCAGAGCACCAACCACAGCACATGGCCTGTTTTCTTAGTCAACTACAACATGGCTCCCACACAGTGCCTGAAATCCgagaacatcatgttgacaatGCTGATACCAGGACCATCTGCACCTGGAACAACATTGATGTGTATCTACAGCCACTGGTAG